ACTTTCCCCGCTCCCCTGGCTCTGCCTCCGCTCCCCGCCTGGCGCTTGGGCTGCAGAGCGGAAACTCCTCGGGCTGGCGGAGGAACTGACTGAGCACCAGCTCGCCCCTCTCCTTTGCTGGGATGATGCGTTAACTTGGTGCAGAGCAgtcccctcctcctctctgcccgCTTGGCTGGGCATTTGCTGGCGCTGGGGGGCTGTTCCCAAGTCCTGCGAAGAAAAGAGCTTGGGAAGGTAGCAAGGAAACAGCGGCTGCTGCTTCCACAGAGCCCTGGGGGGAGCTGCCCCATGCCCAGCAGGGCGCAGTGGGCACCCAGGAGAACAGCAGCGGCGAGGGGCTGCACCCAAGGACAGCCAGCTTCCCTGAGAGACGGGGACATGCCCTCTCTGCCCGGGAGAAAGCTCCAGGGCATCTGGACCCACCTTGGCCCAAGCGCCTGCCTGTGATGTGCAACAGTTGGCAGGGCTGGTTCCCCTGCCCTGGCTCCAAACCGCCGCCGGCATGAAGGTGTTCCGCAGGAAGGCGCTGGTGCTGTGCCTGGGCTATGTGCTCCTTCTGCTCCTGACGATGCTCAACTTGCTGGACTATAAGTGGCACAAGGGGCCTCAGCAGTGCAGCGAGCCCTTGCCCGCCCGCCGCACCCCCTACCCTCAGCAGCTGCCTTATTACACCTACCAGTCCCGGTCGGACACTCGAGCCCTCTACGGGCCCCCCGTGCCCCTCGTCCGCAAGAGGCAGCTGTCTACATCTTCACCACGTGGCGGTCCGGGTCCTCCTTCTTCGGGGAGCTCTTCAACCAGAACCCGGAGGTCTTCTTCCTCTACGAGCCGGTTTGGCACGTGTGGCAGAAACTGTACCCGGGCGACGCCGTCTCCCTGCAAGGCGCGGCACGGGACATGCTGAGTTCCCTGTACCGCTGCGACCTCTCcgtcttccagctctacagcacGGCTGGGGCAGGGAAGAACCTCACCACTGGGCATTTTGGGGCGGCCACCAACAAAGTGATCTGCTCCTCGCCGCTGTGCCCAGCCTACCGCAAGGAAGTGGTGGGCATGGTGGATGACAAGCTGTGCAAGAAGTGCCCTCCGCAGCAGCTGCACCTCCTCCAGGAAGAGTGCCTCAAGTATCACACTCTGGTCATCAAGGGCGTGCGGGTCTTCGAATTGGCGCTCAAAGTTCATCCACTTGGTCCGGGACCCCCGCGCAGTGGCCAGCTCCAGGATCAAGTCCCCCATGGGCTGATCCGTGAGAGCCTGCAGGTGGTGAGGAGCAGGGACCCCCGGATCCATCGCATGCCCTTCCTAGATGCTGGCCACAAGCTGAACAGCAAGAAGGAAGGGGGAGGTGGCTCCGACTACCACGCCTTAGGGGCCATGGAGGTGATCTGCGGGAGCATGGCCAAGACCTTGCAAACTGCGTTGCACCCGCCCGATTGGCTGAAGGGTAACTACATGGCCGTCCGCTATGAGGACCTGGTAGTGGACCCCATCAAGACTTTGCGGCAGGTGTACGGGTTTATCAATCTGGCGGTGAGCCCGGAGATGGAGAGTTTGCTCTCAACATGACCAGTGGGCCTGGGTACTCTTCCAAGCCCTTTGTGGTTTCTGCCAGGAATGCTAGCCAGGCAGTGAATGCTTGGAGGACAGCGCTAAGTTTTCTGCAGATCAAGCAAGTTGAGGAGTATTGCCACCAGCCCATGGCCATTCTAGGCTATGAGAGAGTCAATGGCCCAGAAGAAGTCAAGGACCTCAGCAAAACCTTGCTCAGGAAGCCAAGGTTTGAATGGGCTGCACCCTTCCGCAGAAAGGGGTTGGATTGGAGAGTGGGTTACAACTTTGTTGAGAATTATGTTTACCTGAGAGACAGAGAGCAAGCAAAACGTGGCTCTTTTGTGAGGACACTTAGCCTTGAAGAAGACCACTACAATCCTTCAGGGACTATTGAGGATAACACACATCCATGTTCATTGCTGGGCTGtcaataattaaaacacacacatacacacacttcagTGAGTATTTGTGAGGCCTATTTTCTCTCCCAAATTGCGCAAGGCACATGATTCAGTATGTACCAGAACCTTTACATACATACTTCTTGTGTGATAGTGATTATGAAGGACTTGCACAATTGCTGAAGcattgtttttttgtggggggagggttgGGGCAGCAAGGAGGAAGGTAAGGTGGGGGAATACTCAGTAAAACAGAATTCAGAGGACTGGACTTTTGTATAAATGTTTAAATGTGATATTAATaaagaaatcaataaaatatgcTGATTTTACAATGACTTAACTGTTTGGGAGGTTGCACATATCGATTTCTGCTCATTTTGAATCTACGGGGCATTGCCACAGAAATGTTGCTTGCGTTTTGTTGAGATAGCAGTTGGGAAAGAGTGGGTTGGGTGGCTGTGTGTTTTACAATGCAACCATCCCTACGAAAGTTAAGGATTTTAAAAGTACCCTTAACAGACACTGTGCAGGTGGAGGTTTTAGTGGCAGATAGATATATTTGCAGGAACTTTTTAGTAAATATTCCCGGGTTGAGGAACAAAAGTAGAACTGAAATAGTTTTCAACTTCCATAGCGATAACATTACAGACTTTTGCCAATCTGGCAGTATTTGTGTTTGCCTTGAAGTTTGGAGGTTGCTGTATGTACGGCACATAGTTTACAATGATACCTATTTCAGTTGTGAAATGAAAACAGTTTTTTAGATATTTCTGTCATGGCATCATTAGACAAGCGTCAAAAGGAAGCAGTGACACAAGAGGCCATTTCTCTGTAGAAAGCTCAAATCACGTTGCAATGTTCTTCTTTTGCATGCACTGATAAGGTGTATTCTGTGAAGCGAAACGTATTGTTCTTACTATGATGTGATGGGTAAATCCCAGAGTCATTACCATAGCAAGACACTGGGATATTTGCAGCCTCTTATAATCATATCTGATAAAAGTAACCTTACTAATTTGCCGGAGCAGcctcgattttttttttttttttttgcaaaatcctAAACAATGTCCTTTGATGTGCAGACTGTAGCTACTTTGTTTGAGTCTTGTTCATTGTTCTCCAAGTGCTTTcttaaatgaaaataatttctTACAAGGTCTGAGGCTTAAATGAAATCAAATTGTCTCCCTTCTATACTGTGTCAATTAATGAAAATGGAGCTTCCCAGGGACATTGCCTACTTAGATATTGTGCCGTGAGACAACAGAGATAATTTCTTCAGGGAATATAATGATGAGATCTAGGAAAGCTATTTCTAGGAGTAAGGTACTGAAGAGCGATTGTCTGTGAAAGCTGTGATAAAGTTTCTTATTCTAACAACGAATTTTAGGTTAAAGAAACAGTTGATAGACAGACTGCTGAGCTACTATTTTCATAATAGTACAATTGCAGCTTGGGAAAAGAAGCAAATGCTATCTTAAGTCTGCAGCCCTattcttacttgggagtaagctccgttCAGCCCAGTGGGACTTGACTTTCTTAATATTCAAGTTCGGGGGTTGGGCTGCAAATTAGCCAGTTTCATACAGTGAAGAAAGCAGCAAATGCTGCTGATTATTTTCTAATGATAGTCCTTCATAAGAACTGAAATAATTACTATTGGCTCACCAACAGCGTAAGAAGAAATGCCATTGTGGGCAGCTCTGCTTGTAAAACGGAATTTTAAAATAGTCCTAATGGAAAGTTTCTAGAGTTTGAACACATCTCTGGGGAAACTGAGTGGTGACTTCAAGAGTTAATTATCCAACATGTATCTTAATTGAATTATCCTAACAGCAGAACTAAGTGCCTGTTACCACATCAGTATTCCAGGTATTAACAGGATCCCAGGCATTTTTGTATGAGGCTGTTTGCCTCACTTCATTTCAATTCCATCTCCAGAGGTACCATTTGATTTCAGGCAATTAAGCCTGCAGTTCCATCTGATCTGCACATACTTGGGAGCAGGTCTCGCCGATTCAATGGAATATACAACTTAACTTCTgagagtagacatgcctaggattgtgctgctaaaatattcccccccccaccttggtcAGCTACTGTTCCATTCAGTGCCTCTCTTCTTTCATTGGACCACTGCTCCCATCAGctgtgggagttgaagtccaaacatctggagggcccaggttGGTGAACGCTGTGCTGATTCGTGGCTGTTGCACTCTGTATCCATAAGCACGGAGGTTAAGGAGGTGAGCTCCCTCTGCTGGGTTTGTGGTGCCTTTCTGCACTCGGTGCCATAAGGAGAGGATGCCTGGCTACTCTTCTGAGGCATTACCTTGAACAAAGAAGTCCTGCTGAGTCAAGTGCTAAGGGACTAGGAATATTGGTTTCTGGTTTCCTTCTGCCAGCGTTCTGCCTCCCTAAGACCAAATCTCACTCACCTTTCTTCTCCAGGAACAGGTGCTGCATTGTTGGGAGAAAAGAGTTTATTCTCGAGAGCACGATAAAAAGCATTCACACAGCATATTATGTCTGAAATGCCATTTCAACCTACCATTCTGAAATGTACTTCTGATCCTCAAATACTTTCCTCCCCACATCCTGTTCAAATGCTCTCCACCAGAGAGATTTTAGATGCGATAGATTTGCTGTAGAAAGCTAAGatcatctcgggggggggggggggaagggggcacaaCATCAGGTAAGTTACTATGCGGTCAGGTTTAACTAGGTGGCATTGGATTTTGAGTTTTGTCGTTGAAGTGTATTAGAAAAGGATAACATGGATAAGTGAAAgcatttgtgtatttttgtgtatttatttataacatacCTATCTTTCAGGCTCTTGTCAAGGCAGGTAGTAACTTTGCTTCCTTATTGCATGCAGTCTGGTGTAATTCCTGTTTGGCTGATGGGAATCTGGTGTGGAGAGATAGTAACTTGCCCAAGGCATTATTGGAACATAATTGTtatgaattgggggtggggtaggcTGTATGTctgagacccttctaattcctggatccagcatggattcaattcctggaatagccaggctagcttcctggtgaagtGATGGCCTTCTAAGTACGGACatggtaacaaaggaagtggctctgtgccagacagaaAACGAGTGGGCCCCGTCCCTCAACTAACTGGtcaagacaaaggccagagtggaGAGTTGAGTTAAGTGAACTAAAAGCTGGAAGCAAGGCTGGGAAGACCAAGAGTCAGAGCCATGCTTGATGTCTGCTGGAATTCAAGGCTGTGCCATGAGAGAATCAAGACCTTATTGggagttaatgctgtgaacccctccattgtaggctcaggtgtatatgtgtgtaaagaAACCATATATTCTAAAGATACCATAgagtccgctgtccctcattctgaggaaacatgaaccctgggtaagcgtctggaacccctggaatcccGCACCATTCAGGGATTGGGGTGCAACAATATGAGGGTGTCTTATACTCATCCTACCCATTGGTTCTTGCTCAGTGACTTCCAGCAGCTCCTTAATGTCTCAAGAAATAGACTTTTCCCATGCTTAGTGCTGGGGAAATCTGTAACTAGAGACCACAatttcttctgcatgcaaaggatggACTCTGATAGATCTATAAGCGCTCCTCCCTTGTCAACTAATGGGCCTTTCCCATCCATCATCCAGTAAGGAAAGCTTCCCAGTAATCTGTGGTTGCACATGGTTATAGGTCCATTTCCACACTTTTATCCCCtggggtgctctctctctctctctctctctctctctctctctctgtgtgtgtgtatgcatgcccTGCTATCTGTCTGCTTTCCTCCAACTAACTAGACTAGTGTACATTATTTACTGTAGGCACCTGTGATAATGTTGCAATTATTTCAGGTGCTCCCGAAAGCGAGAGATAAATGCCATTGGCATAAGCCAGATGATGTAGGATTTAGATTAAATTACTATATGTCTCTATATGACATTGTGCCATGCATGCACAACTATGCACAGATAGTAAAAAGTAATAATGCCTCCATTACTGCAGTGTGAGCATCTCATAAGTGAAAAACATAGCAGCATTTGcttttattgtcttttttttaaaacatgataCAAACCCATAAAGAGATGCTTTCTTTTACAAGGGATAGTCAGTGAAACTCTCATTAGAGTTATCAGCAAACCAAAGCTGGTGACTGTCTCTTTCTTCTGCAGCAAACATGATTTAAAGAGCTGTCCTAATGACTAAAAAAGGAGGTGTAAAttaggtggggaacctttggccctccagatgttaggtaaaggtaagggagggacccctgaccattaggtccagtcgtgacgactctgggattgcggcgctcatctcgcgttactggccgagggagccggcgtacagcttcgggtcatgtggccagcatgactaagccgcttctgtgaaccagagcagcgcacggaaacaccgtttaccttcctgctggagtggtacctatttatctacttgcactttgatgtgctttcgaactgataggttagcaagagcagggaccgagcaacgggagctcaatctgttggggatttgaaccgctgaccttctgatcagcaagccctaggctctgtggtttaatccacagcgccacccgcgtctcaccctccagatgttgctggactgcaactcccattgtctctgaacattggccatcttggctgggctgatgggagctggaatcaataacatctggaaggcacaagttgcctacccctgattcaAATTGACACATGTTGTAACCAGACATCCCCAGACTTTCAGTACACCCACTGAACTCAGTCAGtcatgatttcagtgggtctgctctaagcatccagatgttgaactcctgctcccatcagcaccacccTGCACTGCCGACAGGGCTGATGGAATtgtaatccaataacatctgggagGTTGCAGGCTTACATAATTTGCTTTCTCTCCGTTAGTTGGCATGGAGGCCCGGGGTTATCAAATGTGATTGGATATACTGCTCAGCATCTAATATTATTGACTACAAGAGGCCAGTAACTTCCACATTTTTATTAAGTGGGCCTACCAAGACTGTTGCCTTTGTCCAGCCCCCAAGACATGACTTCAGCCATACAAGTATCCTTGTGTAGTATTGTCTTCCATATCTTGAAAGTCCCATGCCCTGTTTTATTTTCCAGCATATGATTTGTGAATTATTACTATGCTATGACACACAAGACATAACTGCTAGGCTGGATGGCTGGGGAGAAGATCTTTTGTTCCAGgccttgctttatttttttgctgaGAAATCCAACAGCATGAAATTGGGATCTCTTTCCATGTTATGCAAAACA
The sequence above is drawn from the Lacerta agilis isolate rLacAgi1 chromosome 5, rLacAgi1.pri, whole genome shotgun sequence genome and encodes:
- the CHST2 gene encoding LOW QUALITY PROTEIN: carbohydrate sulfotransferase 2 (The sequence of the model RefSeq protein was modified relative to this genomic sequence to represent the inferred CDS: inserted 3 bases in 3 codons; deleted 1 base in 1 codon), encoding MKVFRRKALVLCLGYVLLLLLTMLNLLDYKWHKGPQQCSEPLPARRTPYPQQLPYYTYQSRSDTRALYGPPVPLVRKRQXVYIFTTWRSGSSFFGELFNQNPEVFFLYEPVWHVWQKLYPGDAVSLQGAARDMLSSLYRCDLSVFQLYSTAGAGKNLTTGHFGAATNKVICSSPLCPAYRKEVVGMVDDKLCKKCPPQQLHLLQEECLKYHTLVIKGVRVFELALKVIHLVRDPRAVASSRIKSXHGLIRESLQVVRSRDPRIHRMPFLDAGHKLNSKKEGGGGSDYHALGAMEVICGSMAKTLQTALHPPDWLKGNYMAVRYEDLVVDPIKTLRQVYGFINLAVSPEMEXFALNMTSGPGYSSKPFVVSARNASQAVNAWRTALSFLQIKQVEEYCHQPMAILGYERVNGPEEVKDLSKTLLRKPRFEWAAPFRRKGLDWRVGYNFVENYVYLRDREQAKRGSFVRTLSLEEDHYNPSGTIEDNTHPCSLLGCQ